A region of Moorena sp. SIOASIH DNA encodes the following proteins:
- a CDS encoding NAD(P)H-dependent oxidoreductase — protein sequence MEQSNQINLKIPILLGSCRTGRQSLKVAQFIFKELSQNYPLKTEIIDLAEYNIPMLEERLKEMEILPPDLSRFCSKLTQADGILIVAPEYKNGYPGVLKNALDYLEPQALRYKPIGICTVSSGGFGGLNCLAQLRLVCLALGGLPIPDKLPISHVKEMFDINGNLSDLGFTTKLNSFIKELIWYTEAIFRSLRESSEP from the coding sequence ATGGAACAATCAAACCAAATAAACCTCAAAATTCCTATTCTTTTAGGAAGCTGTAGGACGGGAAGACAAAGCTTGAAGGTAGCTCAGTTCATTTTCAAAGAATTATCCCAAAACTATCCCCTTAAAACTGAAATAATTGACCTGGCTGAGTATAATATACCTATGCTAGAGGAGCGATTAAAGGAAATGGAAATTTTACCCCCTGATTTATCACGATTCTGCTCTAAGCTGACCCAAGCGGATGGTATTTTGATTGTTGCTCCAGAATACAAAAATGGATACCCAGGAGTATTAAAAAATGCCCTTGATTATCTTGAACCCCAGGCTCTAAGGTATAAGCCCATTGGTATTTGTACCGTATCTTCTGGGGGATTTGGAGGACTTAATTGTCTGGCACAATTGCGATTAGTTTGCCTAGCTTTAGGGGGTTTGCCCATTCCAGATAAATTACCTATTTCCCATGTTAAAGAAATGTTTGATATCAATGGTAACTTATCCGATTTAGGGTTTACAACCAAGCTTAATTCCTTTATTAAGGAACTAATTTGGTACACTGAAGCGATATTCAGGTCACTTCGGGAGAGTTCGGAACCATGA
- a CDS encoding ABC transporter ATP-binding protein, with product MEEKLLNNQIPEENNQIPEENISIPTTTKEFFWYVLWQANNKLRWQFIALAAITVIGASLVMLKSYQLKVILDGFIAAQAKGNLSYRDFLSPVLIYISCLVFAKLIVLLRDWINIFSISTCHRVILRSFLKYTLGHSSHFFQNNLSGAVSSKLFTLVTSFNRIANVCFNNFSSVAIKFVYVFIFFVLVHPIIGLCFVLWFLIFIGLVAPNLAKGLYNKAKNHSASNAKISGLVTDVLGNHDVVRSFAHEQEEIALFSSHQDQTIDKKIDLKLNTIKVFAVKDFTILISEVMVLLLLVYGFKHQWVSAGDFVLIVTILTNFLNQANQLVKQLADLIEQFGNCTDAIETLSQPHEITDLEEAEVLEVKAGAIEFADVSFHYPSSYRVFENLSVKIEPGQKVGLVGFSGAGKTTFTRLILRQFDIQQGQILIDNQPINKITQESLRSQIALIPQDPSLFQRTLIENIRYGRLDATDEEVMEAAQKACCHEFITEMSKGYQTLVGERGVKLSGGQRQRIAIARAMLRNSPILILDEATSSLDSITEQAIQDALKKVIEGRTAIVIAHRLSTLSFMDRILVFQEGKIIEDGSINELLSKNGHFAYLYRTQSSGLLPQEKEEFKSNKLEPADVK from the coding sequence ATGGAAGAAAAACTGCTTAACAATCAAATCCCAGAGGAAAACAATCAAATCCCAGAGGAAAACATCAGTATCCCTACAACCACAAAAGAATTCTTTTGGTATGTTTTGTGGCAAGCCAATAATAAACTCCGGTGGCAATTTATTGCCTTGGCCGCTATCACGGTAATTGGGGCTTCATTAGTGATGCTGAAGTCTTATCAATTAAAAGTAATTCTAGATGGCTTTATAGCAGCTCAGGCAAAAGGTAATCTTTCTTACCGAGACTTTTTAAGTCCTGTCCTTATTTATATCAGTTGTCTAGTCTTTGCGAAACTGATAGTTCTGCTTCGAGACTGGATTAATATATTCTCTATATCGACTTGCCATAGAGTTATTTTACGATCGTTCTTGAAGTATACTCTAGGACATTCCAGTCATTTTTTTCAAAATAATTTATCTGGAGCAGTTTCGAGCAAGTTATTTACTCTCGTGACTAGTTTCAATCGAATTGCTAATGTGTGCTTTAATAACTTCTCAAGTGTAGCCATCAAGTTTGTATATGTCTTTATTTTTTTTGTTTTAGTCCACCCAATTATCGGTCTATGTTTTGTACTATGGTTCTTGATATTTATCGGGTTAGTTGCTCCTAATTTAGCAAAAGGACTTTACAATAAAGCAAAAAATCACTCAGCGTCTAATGCTAAGATTTCTGGATTGGTAACTGATGTCTTAGGCAACCATGATGTTGTGCGCTCTTTTGCCCATGAGCAAGAAGAAATTGCTTTATTTTCTAGTCATCAGGATCAGACGATTGATAAAAAAATTGATCTGAAACTAAATACAATCAAAGTGTTTGCTGTTAAAGATTTTACCATCTTAATCAGTGAAGTTATGGTTCTATTACTTCTAGTTTATGGATTTAAACATCAATGGGTTTCCGCCGGAGATTTTGTCCTGATTGTTACCATTCTAACCAACTTTCTCAATCAAGCCAATCAACTTGTCAAACAACTGGCAGATCTAATTGAACAATTCGGTAATTGTACAGATGCTATTGAAACGTTATCTCAACCCCATGAGATTACTGATCTCGAAGAAGCCGAAGTTCTAGAAGTGAAAGCAGGAGCTATAGAATTTGCAGACGTTAGCTTTCATTATCCCTCCAGTTACAGGGTATTTGAAAACTTATCCGTGAAAATCGAACCTGGACAAAAAGTAGGGCTTGTTGGATTTTCAGGGGCAGGAAAAACCACCTTTACCAGGCTGATTTTACGTCAGTTTGACATTCAACAGGGTCAAATCCTCATTGACAATCAACCCATTAATAAAATCACCCAAGAGAGTCTACGCAGTCAAATTGCCCTGATTCCCCAAGACCCTTCTTTATTCCAGCGTACCCTGATCGAGAATATTCGCTATGGCCGTTTGGATGCCACAGATGAGGAGGTAATGGAAGCTGCTCAGAAAGCCTGTTGTCATGAATTTATTACAGAAATGTCAAAAGGCTATCAAACCCTGGTAGGAGAAAGAGGAGTAAAACTTTCAGGCGGGCAGCGGCAACGTATTGCGATCGCTAGAGCCATGCTCAGAAATAGTCCTATCCTAATCCTAGATGAAGCTACGTCTTCTCTGGATTCTATCACTGAACAAGCTATCCAGGATGCCCTAAAAAAGGTAATCGAAGGACGAACTGCCATTGTGATTGCCCACCGCCTGTCCACCCTCAGCTTTATGGACCGCATTCTCGTATTTCAGGAAGGAAAGATTATCGAAGATGGTTCAATCAATGAACTGCTATCAAAGAACGGACATTTTGCCTACCTATACAGAACCCAATCCAGCGGATTATTACCTCAGGAAAAAGAGGAATTTAAATCTAACAAATTAGAGCCAGCAGATGTAAAATAG
- a CDS encoding glycosyltransferase, giving the protein MRIYISSNHQYPAKINGTASQHTTDLLAKGLAELGHDVFYDLRNNEILEPLPDSVNQVTERMFDVDILQPQDIPPSRAFDSHGKPWVRTFQAPFGNHDVSGLSKENLIFVSRSHAQSYGCDRYVHNSIDPAEFIYSETKDDYFIFLVCGLERAVLKGFGIALLLVQELGIKLVVAGSSKNEFYQRQFAAMCREQGVDFVGEIRGPQKAQLIASAKALLAPTLINEPFGLVVPEALISGTPVICSHHGAFKEIVSSDVGFICHRQKDYIAAVERLDEISPQACREKAMRDFHYRTMAANYLKEYEKEISLTVSNNG; this is encoded by the coding sequence ATGCGTATCTACATATCGAGTAATCACCAATATCCAGCCAAGATTAATGGCACTGCATCCCAACACACTACAGATTTGCTCGCTAAAGGCTTGGCAGAACTAGGACATGATGTGTTCTACGATCTCAGAAATAATGAAATTCTAGAACCTTTACCAGACAGTGTTAATCAGGTTACGGAGCGAATGTTTGACGTTGATATTTTACAACCTCAAGATATTCCCCCATCTCGTGCATTCGATTCCCATGGTAAGCCTTGGGTCAGAACCTTCCAAGCTCCTTTTGGAAACCATGATGTTTCAGGGCTCTCAAAAGAGAATTTGATTTTTGTTTCCCGCTCCCATGCCCAAAGCTATGGTTGCGATCGCTATGTCCACAATAGTATAGATCCTGCTGAATTCATTTATTCTGAAACCAAAGATGATTATTTCATCTTTTTGGTCTGCGGTTTAGAAAGAGCTGTCTTGAAAGGATTTGGTATCGCCTTACTCTTAGTCCAAGAACTGGGCATCAAGCTAGTGGTCGCAGGTTCGAGTAAAAACGAATTTTATCAACGGCAATTTGCTGCCATGTGCCGGGAGCAAGGAGTTGACTTTGTCGGTGAAATACGGGGACCACAGAAAGCGCAATTAATCGCTTCCGCCAAAGCACTCCTGGCACCAACACTAATTAACGAACCGTTTGGCTTAGTTGTGCCTGAAGCGTTAATCTCAGGAACTCCAGTAATTTGTAGTCATCATGGAGCGTTTAAGGAAATAGTTTCCTCTGATGTTGGCTTTATTTGTCACAGGCAAAAAGACTATATTGCTGCAGTGGAAAGGCTGGATGAAATTTCTCCTCAAGCCTGTCGGGAAAAGGCAATGAGAGACTTTCATTATCGAACAATGGCTGCTAATTACCTTAAGGAATACGAAAAAGAAATATCACTCACGGTAAGTAATAATGGGTAA
- a CDS encoding LLM class flavin-dependent oxidoreductase, giving the protein MNSLRFHWRLAAQANRLGVVSKDAKLQASNSPEQQVNLPDIENNLFFCRRAEEIGIDSLLTAFGYYRPDPILLSTALAMATERIKFMVAYRPGAISPTLFVQQINTLSALSNGRVSLNVIMGHSQKEQGYYGDFLEHDQRYQRAEEFLEICQGFWQQNGGFTFKGTYYHIEEGQVGTPFVAPERNSPEIYIGGGSPAAQELAVKQGNCWLLLFDTPDKLRPRVKSIIDQGIEVGLRGSIIARPTRQEAIEAAYSLISTGNKQWIDQVFVKTSDFQSIKFAYQEEADGNWLTPWLWKGAVPAHGPSSMALVGSPIDIAEAIMEYKKMGCSQFIFSGWPELETMTYFGKEILPVVREMEKRSV; this is encoded by the coding sequence ATGAACTCATTGAGATTTCACTGGCGATTAGCCGCACAAGCAAATAGGTTAGGCGTTGTATCAAAAGATGCTAAACTCCAGGCAAGTAATTCACCTGAGCAACAAGTGAATTTACCCGATATCGAGAATAATCTTTTCTTCTGCCGCCGTGCCGAAGAAATTGGTATTGATTCCCTGTTGACTGCCTTCGGCTATTACAGACCAGATCCAATTCTACTTTCCACTGCTTTAGCAATGGCAACAGAAAGGATAAAATTTATGGTTGCCTATCGACCCGGAGCAATTTCACCTACCTTGTTTGTGCAACAAATTAATACCCTTTCTGCCTTAAGCAATGGCAGAGTGAGTTTAAATGTAATTATGGGTCATTCCCAAAAAGAGCAAGGCTACTATGGCGATTTTCTCGAACACGATCAACGTTATCAGCGAGCCGAAGAATTTTTAGAGATTTGTCAAGGGTTTTGGCAACAAAATGGCGGGTTTACTTTTAAAGGCACCTACTACCATATTGAAGAAGGGCAAGTCGGTACGCCTTTTGTGGCACCAGAGAGGAATTCCCCAGAAATCTACATCGGTGGCGGTTCGCCTGCGGCACAGGAACTCGCTGTAAAGCAAGGTAATTGTTGGTTACTTCTTTTCGATACCCCAGATAAACTGCGACCACGTGTTAAAAGCATAATTGACCAAGGAATAGAGGTTGGTCTACGTGGTTCTATAATTGCTAGACCTACTCGTCAAGAAGCCATCGAAGCTGCTTACTCTTTGATTAGTACTGGCAATAAACAATGGATTGATCAAGTATTTGTTAAGACCTCTGATTTCCAATCAATAAAATTTGCTTATCAAGAAGAAGCTGATGGTAATTGGCTTACCCCTTGGTTATGGAAGGGTGCTGTACCTGCCCATGGACCGTCTTCTATGGCCCTTGTCGGAAGCCCGATTGATATTGCTGAAGCAATCATGGAATATAAAAAGATGGGCTGCTCTCAATTCATTTTCTCTGGTTGGCCTGAACTGGAAACAATGACCTACTTTGGTAAGGAAATTTTACCTGTGGTTAGGGAGATGGAAAAAAGATCGGTGTGA
- a CDS encoding acyl-CoA dehydrogenase family protein, whose amino-acid sequence MQTPVLYDRQVYDPQALLDHLSQLTQEEFAPRAAQYDQTATFPAKNFETLFDAGLHAPAVPIKYGGLGLGHSSDILTLWMMTRELAKVDLAFTRCWEGHTNIQVLLTANANEAQKQRWFEGIVQRGEKWAGWSGEPLSKVPGQTSGIGTTVKVVEGGYIVDGCKVFATGADGLQWAILFVSTAGTGAVRHNDGPANSVLMLACDLSDPSVSFDSTWWKPIGMRGTVSYRVQFDHTFIPKENLIGYPGQYLLEEWQTRFTPQYGAAFLGAAEGAYGYALAHIKKQGREQDAYVQHRIAKSMMNIETMDLWLRKVARLWEAGQHQQAKEAGNRFRYLSEKLALETLEHCTRMCGARAMIQPSPLERIYRDLSFYTLHDNCDRVLASIGQEVLGQESDRAFFNSSQK is encoded by the coding sequence GTGCAAACTCCTGTTCTCTATGATCGGCAAGTCTATGATCCACAAGCTCTCCTGGATCATTTAAGCCAGCTCACTCAGGAAGAGTTTGCCCCTCGGGCGGCTCAATACGACCAGACAGCGACCTTCCCGGCAAAAAACTTTGAGACTCTGTTTGATGCAGGTCTTCATGCTCCGGCTGTACCGATTAAGTATGGTGGTTTAGGGTTAGGTCACAGCAGTGATATCCTCACCCTCTGGATGATGACACGAGAATTAGCAAAGGTAGATTTAGCGTTCACCCGTTGCTGGGAAGGACATACGAATATACAAGTATTATTGACTGCCAATGCTAATGAAGCTCAAAAGCAACGTTGGTTTGAAGGGATTGTGCAACGAGGGGAAAAATGGGCGGGTTGGAGTGGCGAACCTCTCTCCAAAGTGCCTGGGCAAACCAGTGGTATTGGTACAACAGTTAAGGTTGTAGAGGGGGGCTATATTGTTGATGGTTGCAAGGTCTTTGCCACAGGAGCGGATGGGCTACAATGGGCGATCTTGTTTGTGAGTACTGCCGGAACAGGAGCTGTTCGTCATAACGATGGACCAGCGAATTCGGTTTTGATGTTAGCCTGTGATTTATCAGACCCAAGTGTAAGCTTTGATTCAACCTGGTGGAAACCGATTGGGATGCGGGGAACTGTAAGTTATCGCGTACAATTCGATCACACGTTTATTCCTAAAGAAAATCTGATTGGCTATCCAGGGCAATACTTGCTGGAAGAGTGGCAAACTCGCTTTACTCCTCAGTATGGAGCAGCATTTTTGGGAGCAGCAGAAGGCGCTTATGGTTATGCCCTGGCTCATATCAAAAAGCAAGGCAGAGAACAGGATGCTTATGTGCAGCATCGGATTGCCAAATCAATGATGAACATTGAAACCATGGACTTGTGGCTGCGAAAAGTGGCTAGGTTGTGGGAAGCAGGTCAACACCAGCAGGCCAAAGAAGCTGGTAACCGCTTTCGTTATTTGTCAGAAAAATTGGCACTGGAGACCTTGGAACACTGTACTCGGATGTGTGGCGCTCGTGCTATGATTCAACCGAGTCCTTTGGAACGGATTTATCGCGATTTATCCTTCTATACCCTCCATGATAATTGCGATCGCGTTTTGGCCTCAATTGGTCAGGAAGTACTGGGACAAGAAAGCGATCGGGCATTTTTTAATTCTTCACAGAAGTAA
- a CDS encoding multicopper oxidase domain-containing protein — MNHLFLFLRRVLIVFLVGTFISVSTFTGQAVADGDTPIPFVDECQLVTLEYPFDQGADFSNPTFIDADENSILLDATLESFELQVDDETAESYDGYIYEATATELQEPYDVETFDPAYNPPVITVSVPEPCFLESDVGDRIVCLQEKSSIDGTPYSLIDLTLRNNLPVRVQLPGQIPQTKENLENQSQYTNIHYHGFNMSPLLGGDDVLVEVHSNVTPPVGFTPTTTEYPASSFLPGGYYPGDPPGESNKYGSIADYHMGVKIPKVHQSGLFWYHSHAHSLSDTQVLAGLSGGMIIKGSNYYYTILDPTDGIQPNPLQIIGNEPERFSVRQKVMLFKQFTDVVGEGGKRCFPLNDKVNPQITIKPGEVQFWRIANIGADHYLNIALESFTEDGQGNLIPSFVEPNGHPNFYILARDADFVKQPVATNSVLLPPATRVEVLVVGGDPDSTYHLVSDLKTDLAGDEKDHWASGAPGNDRSYVLATVNVEDTDTVCYQTAAGGDLRLGAICPGIQTLNNYILNQEAVESDKLLPTPDTLASLSECGPGSARIADLLKTYRKRVGKKGQDDEKTQQLKNLAKKYHMSFKSLLDLLDSSLCITPGDAYSDPLTQKRYFYFTSGDGKFFLTAFNDEQSAPPSFQGQVYNGNRIDKISAVGDIEEWHLVNATTAAHVFHIHQLDFLVTEVILPEDPCSGLLPGTDICTYNNYRIVPEDYDLQFCQSGAELPDGTSDGYRCQLETQGYRDVINLPGNSITTIRIPFVNPFITGIFVYHCHILNHEDRGMMHNLKVANPKSYKLEDMLTLKEATRILIDLIRPRPLP, encoded by the coding sequence ATGAACCACTTATTCCTGTTTCTACGCAGGGTACTGATTGTGTTCTTAGTGGGCACGTTTATTTCTGTAAGTACCTTTACAGGGCAAGCTGTCGCTGATGGTGATACTCCTATACCTTTTGTGGATGAATGTCAACTTGTGACTTTAGAGTACCCCTTTGATCAGGGGGCAGATTTTAGCAATCCGACATTTATCGACGCGGATGAAAATTCAATTCTTTTAGATGCAACTTTGGAGAGTTTCGAGTTGCAGGTAGATGACGAGACTGCAGAATCATACGATGGCTACATCTACGAGGCTACGGCTACTGAATTGCAGGAGCCCTATGATGTCGAGACCTTTGATCCAGCCTATAACCCACCAGTTATAACTGTATCTGTACCTGAGCCATGTTTTCTTGAGTCTGATGTTGGAGACCGAATAGTTTGTTTACAAGAGAAGAGTAGTATTGATGGTACTCCGTACTCCTTGATTGACCTAACCCTCAGAAATAACTTACCAGTAAGGGTTCAATTGCCGGGGCAGATACCACAAACAAAAGAAAATTTAGAGAACCAATCTCAATACACCAACATTCATTATCATGGCTTCAACATGTCACCTTTACTGGGTGGTGATGATGTTTTGGTGGAAGTTCATTCTAATGTGACACCTCCCGTTGGATTTACCCCTACAACTACAGAATATCCTGCAAGTTCTTTTCTTCCTGGTGGTTATTATCCGGGTGATCCTCCTGGAGAGTCTAATAAATATGGTTCGATAGCTGACTACCACATGGGAGTCAAGATACCAAAAGTCCATCAATCTGGACTATTTTGGTATCACTCCCACGCCCACTCCCTTAGCGATACTCAGGTTCTGGCTGGTCTGTCTGGTGGAATGATTATCAAGGGGAGTAATTATTATTACACCATTCTCGATCCCACCGACGGAATTCAACCCAATCCGCTCCAAATCATAGGCAATGAGCCAGAGCGGTTTTCCGTGCGTCAAAAGGTGATGCTGTTCAAGCAATTTACTGATGTTGTGGGCGAAGGGGGAAAAAGGTGTTTCCCTCTCAATGATAAAGTCAACCCACAAATAACAATTAAGCCTGGAGAGGTTCAGTTCTGGCGCATTGCCAATATAGGTGCGGATCACTACCTGAATATTGCTCTAGAATCTTTCACAGAGGATGGACAAGGGAATTTAATACCTAGTTTTGTTGAGCCCAATGGTCATCCAAATTTTTATATCTTGGCCCGTGATGCTGATTTTGTTAAACAACCAGTAGCAACTAACTCAGTTCTATTGCCACCTGCTACTCGAGTAGAAGTTCTGGTAGTAGGAGGTGACCCAGATAGTACATATCATCTTGTTTCCGATCTTAAAACCGATTTAGCCGGTGATGAGAAAGACCATTGGGCGAGCGGGGCTCCTGGTAACGACAGAAGCTACGTGTTAGCAACTGTTAATGTAGAAGATACAGATACAGTATGCTACCAGACGGCAGCTGGGGGTGATCTTCGTCTAGGAGCTATATGCCCGGGAATTCAAACTTTAAATAATTACATCTTAAACCAGGAGGCAGTTGAATCAGACAAGCTACTGCCAACTCCTGACACCTTAGCTAGTTTGAGTGAATGTGGCCCTGGTTCTGCTAGGATAGCAGATTTACTAAAAACATACAGAAAACGTGTAGGTAAAAAAGGTCAAGATGATGAAAAAACTCAACAATTGAAAAACTTGGCAAAGAAGTATCATATGAGCTTCAAATCCCTGTTGGACTTACTGGATAGCTCACTGTGCATAACTCCAGGGGATGCGTATTCCGATCCACTTACTCAGAAACGTTACTTCTATTTCACAAGCGGCGACGGTAAGTTTTTTCTAACAGCATTCAATGATGAGCAAAGTGCTCCTCCCAGCTTCCAAGGTCAAGTATATAATGGAAACCGGATCGATAAAATTTCTGCGGTGGGGGATATAGAAGAATGGCATTTGGTCAATGCCACTACTGCTGCCCACGTTTTCCACATACACCAGCTTGATTTCCTAGTTACTGAGGTTATTCTCCCTGAGGATCCATGCTCAGGATTGCTGCCAGGAACTGACATCTGCACCTACAATAACTACCGAATAGTTCCAGAAGATTATGATCTGCAATTTTGTCAATCCGGTGCAGAGCTTCCTGATGGCACCAGTGATGGATACCGCTGTCAGCTAGAAACCCAGGGGTATCGGGATGTAATTAACTTACCCGGAAACAGCATCACTACAATCCGTATTCCCTTCGTAAATCCATTCATTACTGGGATATTTGTTTATCACTGCCATATCCTAAACCACGAAGATCGGGGCATGATGCATAATCTGAAAGTGGCCAATCCAAAATCCTATAAACTAGAGGATATGCTGACACTCAAGGAAGCAACCCGTATTCTAATAGATCTAATCAGGCCACGACCCCTACCCTAG
- a CDS encoding reverse transcriptase N-terminal domain-containing protein has product MVRRMVEHSELWKSQKWKKLRQNLFRLQRRIYKAVQAGDWRKARSLQKLIMKSRSAQLLAVRQVTQLNQGKRTAGIDGKESLNYRERIELVEQLNHHGLTWVHSGLREVPIPKKNGKIRILKIPTIADRAWQCLVKYALEPAHETNFHARSYGFRTGRNAHDAQKYVFEHLNSKKKGITKRVIELDIKKCFDHISHKSIMDRLLAPAQIKTGVFKCLKAGICPEFPEQGTPQGGVVSPQKRQYRT; this is encoded by the coding sequence ATGGTTAGACGCATGGTAGAACATAGCGAACTATGGAAAAGCCAAAAGTGGAAAAAACTCCGCCAAAACTTATTCCGCCTACAAAGAAGAATATACAAAGCGGTTCAAGCTGGCGACTGGAGGAAAGCTCGGTCTCTACAAAAACTGATAATGAAGTCCCGTTCAGCTCAACTTTTGGCAGTCCGCCAAGTGACTCAATTAAATCAGGGAAAACGCACTGCCGGTATTGACGGAAAAGAAAGCCTGAATTACCGAGAGCGAATTGAATTGGTAGAACAATTGAACCACCATGGCCTCACCTGGGTTCATAGCGGACTTAGAGAAGTACCAATCCCTAAAAAGAATGGGAAAATCCGAATTCTAAAAATACCAACCATCGCCGATAGAGCCTGGCAATGTCTAGTTAAATATGCCTTAGAACCTGCGCACGAAACGAACTTTCACGCTCGGAGTTACGGGTTTAGGACTGGACGAAATGCGCATGATGCACAAAAATATGTGTTTGAACATTTAAACTCAAAAAAGAAAGGCATCACAAAAAGGGTTATCGAACTAGACATCAAGAAGTGCTTTGACCACATCTCTCACAAGTCCATCATGGATAGGTTGTTAGCCCCAGCGCAAATAAAGACAGGGGTCTTTAAATGCTTAAAAGCTGGCATCTGCCCGGAATTCCCTGAACAAGGAACTCCCCAAGGAGGAGTAGTCAGCCCACAAAAGCGCCAATATCGCACTTGA
- a CDS encoding reverse transcriptase domain-containing protein, producing MIIFLKPKDKAEKVLQKVERFLEERGLEISQEKTKITKATDGFDFLGWEMRVKKNGKFHCKPSVDNHRKIREKIKTVVNSSNYGSKVKAKKLAPIVRGWRKYHKWCDMSDSRDSLWFMREAANRKFRKEKKVSRYQSNELCNKAFPKVKTKLFGHTMVKGTKSPYDGDLVYWSQRNNGLYDNHTSKALTEQNHSCGYCGMKFIDEERVELHHIDGNHDNWKKDNLMAVHRSCHQQIHWSKSIDKPKG from the coding sequence ATGATTATCTTCTTAAAACCAAAAGATAAAGCAGAAAAAGTCCTCCAAAAGGTGGAAAGATTCTTAGAAGAACGGGGTCTCGAAATCAGTCAAGAAAAGACCAAGATAACCAAGGCGACAGACGGATTTGACTTCCTTGGCTGGGAAATGCGAGTCAAGAAAAACGGAAAATTCCATTGTAAGCCCTCAGTGGACAATCATAGGAAAATACGCGAGAAGATTAAAACCGTAGTCAACAGCTCGAATTATGGATCAAAAGTCAAGGCCAAAAAGTTGGCTCCCATTGTAAGAGGATGGCGAAAATATCACAAATGGTGTGATATGAGTGATTCTCGGGATAGCCTATGGTTCATGAGAGAAGCAGCAAACAGAAAATTCCGAAAGGAAAAGAAAGTGAGCCGATACCAATCAAATGAACTATGCAATAAGGCATTCCCAAAAGTGAAGACAAAACTTTTCGGACACACGATGGTCAAAGGTACCAAGTCCCCTTATGACGGAGACTTAGTATATTGGAGTCAACGGAATAATGGACTCTACGACAATCATACATCCAAGGCACTGACTGAGCAAAACCATTCCTGTGGATACTGTGGAATGAAATTCATTGATGAAGAAAGAGTTGAACTCCACCACATTGATGGAAATCATGACAACTGGAAAAAAGACAACCTAATGGCCGTCCACCGAAGTTGTCACCAACAGATTCACTGGAGCAAGTCTATTGACAAGCCGAAAGGTTGA